Genomic DNA from Trichoderma asperellum chromosome 5, complete sequence:
GAGAGAGTTGAAGTGAAAGGAGAAGAGTCGCGCAGCACACACGACAACAGAGTAGTTGTCTATGTTATGCTATGCTATGCTAGGAGCTCTGGCTCGAGGAAAGCACAAAACACGAGATAGATGGAGCCACGAATGAAGGGAGTTTTagtgcgagagagagagagacagcaAGACATACCGAAGGAGCCATGATTGGGCGAGCAGAGTCTATGGAGACAGGCATAGCGACGGTATTTTTGGCGACTTGGAAGCCTTTTtaacaaagagagaaaaaaaagagagcgaCCCGCTGGGAGGACTGTGAGACCTGTCGAAGGCAGGGGTTCCGTGCTAGGCGGCGGGCTTGATTGGCGACTGCGTGTGACGAGCTCCGTCGCTCCAATCTAGACAAACAATGCAAGATGGAGAGCAGAACGAGTAAGTTGGAGGTGTGTGATTTGATTTGGCAAGGGGGGCAGGCTAAGATGCAAAGCTTGGCTTGGGCGGTTGTCGCAAGTTTGGTGTCAGGTTGGACCGGGTTCAGAGTCAGAGAGCCTGGCGATGACGGGAAACAAACAATGGAGACGAGTCCTTTTGTCGTCTTtttatctctcttcttgtctctctcgctctgCGCTGCTTGTTTGCCGCGTAGCCAATCGGGAGTTTTTCTTCCTGGCAGGAAATTGAGCTGCGGCGGGCTGCGTCGCGGTGGCCGGCTCGGTGCGATGCTGGAGTGGGCTCTGCAGGGAGAAGCAATCAAAAAAGGCCGCTTGTTGGCTAGAGGCGCGCTGGAGAGtgagaacaaaaagaaaggaaaagagagggacGGACGGGAGATGATGAGCACGAAGCTGGTGGAGCCGATGGAGATGCGAAGGGGTGCTAGGTTCGTTTGAGCAGCAccgagagggaaaagagacgACGGTTGTAGGGGAGGGAGGCCCTGGAGCGAGGGCCGTTTTGGCGAGTGCCAGCAGCGCTACAGCGGGGTGACCTGGCGGGCAAGTACCGGCCAAACGCTGTAAGAAACGGGGCTGATGCCGGTGCTAGGCAGGGGGGCAGCGCTGTAGCGGGTTTTATGGGGGACGAGGAGCTTTGATAGCGGGTGCCTAGCATGGACAGGTCTAGCACTAGGCTTCGATAGTActatatagtatttacttgTACAAACACCTCAAGGTGCTGGCTTTGGCGGATAGACACGGAACATGGTTTCTATTTGGATGTCATGACGGAGCAGGTCCAGTTCGGTGCAGCTCCAGCGACTATTTTCGCAGCATCATTGGCTTCAAGTGCATCGTTGATCTGCCACATCACACCGCGTGGGTACAAGTGGCGTACCTGTAAGCGCCTGAGCGGGCTGCTGATCCATATGGTACCTGGTAGGTACATACTGCCGAGAGTAGGCGGCAAAGCTCCTTGTGTTAATTACCTTGTTTATTACCTGTCACTTGAACATGAAGATACGagtgggagagagaaaaagaaaaaaagaatcttACACTACCTATTTGTGATGACATGAATCCCAGCATGTTGCGCTGGCAGTGGCAGACACTCCCTGTTCTCTGGTGCTGTACTCCATACCTGCACAAGGTAAGCTGTTGATGGCCATAGTGCTGCCTCTTATACACGAAGCAGCGCCATGATTCCACCGAGATCAATGCCTCCGCTCTCTGTCCTGCGccatccatcatcaacaagcaGCACCATCCATCGATGAAACGGCGgcaggttaaaaaaagagcaaaacaaGCTTTTGCTACTGccccgagctgctgctgctagatcTTCGTCTTCCCGCTTCTGTCTGTGTGCTGGCCGTCTTCAGCGCGTTAGCGGGTACCTGCTGGCAAAGTCCCCTAAGCGAACCCCCCCAGCGCCGCGGGGCGCAAACCTGCCATGTGCCAGGCGCATGGTCAGGCCACCACTTTGATTTCTCGCAGCCTCTGACTGGCTTGTCTCTCCGCCACCAGCAACCCTAACCGCAgacttgtctcttttctGGGCATAACACACATGTGGCAGATCCATCATCTCGTTGTCGACAAGCACAAAGGGGGGGGACGCAGGGCAAACCATCACGACTCAGCGTTCCCTGATTTGACTCGTCGCTCTGCAAGATTCGCAAATCGCAGCTCACAACAACCACAAACAGCCacaatcaccaccaccatcgtcatcatcatcatctccaccaGCAGCCATCTTCTTGCGCCAAATACCTACATAGTACTATCTGCATCTTCCAGCGCGCATGTCGAACCACCCACGCTGGTCTCCTCCACTCAGTCGGGCCTCATCCTTCAGCCGAAGCGCACCGCTGAGCCAATCAGGCCATCGCCCGGCTCCGCCTAAGCCCCCCATTCTTCTCTCGCAGGGCAATTCCTTACATTCCAGCGCGGGGACGCCAAGCggcgaaaaagagaagccCATCCCTGCAATCTCGTGCGCCATTGCACGTGGCTGGCCAGGGGAGGCTTGAAGCTTGGACGAGGCCAGTGTCTGAGGACAGGCCACTGATCCATGCTGCGCTGTCAGGGTCCCTGGCCTGGTCCGGAGAACGCCGTGGTAGGGCAAAGATGGGCGGCTGCCGCGTTGGCcgtgacgatgacgatggcgatggtgattGTGATGGCCGTTTTTGTCGACAAGCATGGCGTACGTACGCTGCACAGTCAGTCAATCTGCTTGCTGCCCGAATGAAAAGCAATGGCGTCGCGAGTGCGATTCGACTTGCTGCGGGCGCCGTGTCGGCGAGCACTGTGGCTGCGAAGAGAGTTTGTCACATTGGGATCGACATCGTTACGCTAATCCTCCATGTTAGCCTGCATAAGCATGCCGCCGGCGCAACGCCATCCAGCCATTTTGCGCTTTCAGCTGATTTGTCTAGGACCCTTTGCTCTAACTATGCATAACCACATTCGTAAGAAGCTCTAGAACAAATGGGCTCACTCAAAGGTTGGCTCTTTGGACGGAAGAATGCGGATATCTCGATTAGTGCTTCGCGACATGTTTCGGCAAGCTGTTTCCAAGGGACGTGGCAATCACCGAAACACCAACTGTGAGCTACAGCAATATTGCTTGAATAGCTGGCTTAAACATGCTGCGAAGAACTAATCGAGACATGTTGAGATATCGTTATATCTCTTGATTGGAGAAAATCGTAATGAGCCCATTTATTAACTTGCAGCTCTTACTACTTAGGTAGCCATCGCAATACGAGACATTAGCAGGCAAGGTACGGGGAATTCACCTGTTGCCCTGCAAGAATGCATATCGGAACAGAAACATTTCTGTATTGATTCCAGCCTAAAAGTAAATGAATGAGAAACAATTTTGTGCTTCAAGTGAGCCAGCCACCAGAAAATCAGCGAAAACAGCCTCCCAAAGGTTTCGACTCTCAGCTTCGAGATTTCGACTTGTGGCTCTTCTTGGATGACTTCGACTTCTTGGATCGATAGTCATACGAGCTGCTAGACGACGAATATGCAGCCGTGCTCCCAGACTCTGAATTTTTGTCGAGTGACAACCCTTTCATCATAGTATATGGTGACTCGCACCCAGCATTTCTGGACGATGTACCACACGCGTACTTGCGTGGTCTCCCCTTGCGACTATCCGTGACTCTCCTCTCTGGGGAGGGGCTGCGGCTCGGCCCTACCATCAAAAAGTCAGCCTCACCGAAACTCGacaagagaaggaggggggGAAATTTTGGGTTAACGAACCGAATCTCCTGCAGTCATCACAGCATCCGTGATCACACGTCCTCTGGTCTCCCCCTATCCTCAGCGAGCCCATATCATCTTGGATATCAGTCAAGGGAGTGGAACACCAGCCCTGGGTATTAGGCCCCTGGTTGCATTTGCAGCATATCCAGCTACCGCCCTTGTCTGCAAACTGGCAGTTCTTGAGCGGGCAGGACAGTGAGCTTGACTGGGCTGGTGCAAATGTTGTGTTCCGGCAAGGCGTTTCGTAGCCCGTCTCCAGATCAATCTTCGCCGAGGGACAATAATACCAGACGAGCGAAGTGTGAGCACATTCATGGTATCGGGGATGTCCGTGACACATTGTGAGAAAGGCGGCAGTTTATTCGACGATAGAGTCTGGATTCTGGATTCTGGAATCTGAAAAAGGAGAGGCAGGTAATGGTATTCGACAAGAGGTTGATAGTGAGAAGGTAGGATGATGAGGCAAGATTATGAGGTAGATCTGTTGTTCagactttctttctttcatctcACAGGAGCAGAACCgtgattttatataaaatatctGACTGGCATCTTGGCTGCTTGCTCTCATCGAGCCGAACAGGTTTCCGCCACCTCAGGGCCAGGATCGATAGACGGCGCCATACGAGACGAAGCAAAGCGTCAGTGCTTGGCTGCAGTCATATTGTGCCGGACAGTATCTCTTTGCCGTTTCACAGATCTCTTGTGGCATCTCTTGTGGCATCTCCTGTGGCATCTTTGTCTACCATCCTTGGCTATATTGAAGCCACTCGTCTCATTCCATTGCTCAAATTTCGAATACGAGCCCCCCTCTGTCCGTATTTTGGATGTGAGATCCTACGAGATTAGCCTGAGTGCTCAGTCATACAAACTTACGCTCGTGATACCCTTTGCCTGCAGACATATGCAAGATGAGCGGCCCGGCGCGTTGAGATCTTGCTCTGAGACCAGAAAATCCCGGTTTGCAGACCGGGCTTGAGCTAAATTAAACAATCAATCGGATTCAATGTCTCGAATAGCCTGTTGGGTTCGTAAATTGAGCTATGTGTTACATTGTTTTGAGTGCAGGAGGCACTGATAGACCAAAGATGTGTAATACCTTTCCTCAGCTTCAGGTCGACAGAATCACGGTATCATAATGGCCAATAGGACCTTTATTCTCGGACAGGCTGGTCGTTTTCTAGCTTGGACCGTCTGCACTGACGCTGGTACCTTGTTAGCAAAACGGACGAACCGAAACGACTCCGCAA
This window encodes:
- a CDS encoding uncharacterized protein (EggNog:ENOG41); amino-acid sequence: MCHGHPRYHECAHTSLVWYYCPSAKIDLETGYETPCRNTTFAPAQSSSLSCPLKNCQFADKGGSWICCKCNQGPNTQGWCSTPLTDIQDDMGSLRIGGDQRTCDHGCCDDCRRFGPSRSPSPERRVTDSRKGRPRKYACGTSSRNAGCESPYTMMKGLSLDKNSESGSTAAYSSSSSSYDYRSKKSKSSKKSHKSKSRS